In one Carassius carassius chromosome 12, fCarCar2.1, whole genome shotgun sequence genomic region, the following are encoded:
- the nol7 gene encoding LOW QUALITY PROTEIN: nucleolar protein 7 (The sequence of the model RefSeq protein was modified relative to this genomic sequence to represent the inferred CDS: deleted 1 base in 1 codon; substituted 1 base at 1 genomic stop codon) has protein sequence MAASTAVYTFDLLCLSLMYVQCRWFLIWRVPSSVCTKARLNTFKETYKMSELTQTQFESSDDELPEEVAFDASKSVALKSVKDALDAAKREKNQLKEKRRKRQQLFQEQKKRKLLPQELLEEFDTEPQKXVPQLNRNDKEQKTGTTPKKTSKSLPVSYRVMRIKDESDAKSLQQRAMDFVQSRLYGTGTKRTTNAELLSLKKKRGASQGAAVEFANKKLGAYKKARITRSNKRFIRQQKLIPL, from the exons ATGGCAGCATCTACTGCTGTCTATACTTTTGATTTACTCTGCTTGTCTTTAATGTACGTTCAGTGTCGTTGG TTTTTAATATGGCGAGTCCCGTCCAGCGTGTGTACTAAAGCCAGGCTGAATACGTTTAAAGAGACTTACAAAATGTCTGAACTGACACAGACTCAGTTTGAATCGAGTGATGATGAACTCCCAGAGGAGGTCGCTTTTGATGCGTCCAAAAGTGTCGCTCTGAAGAGCGTTAAAGATGCGCTGGATGCAGCCAAAAG AGAAAAGAACCAGCTGAAGGAGAAGAGAAGAAAGAGACAACAGCTGTTTCAAGAACAAAAG AAGCGAAAACTTCTTCCTCAAGAACTCTTGGAGGAGTTTGATACAGAACCCCAAAAGTAAGTTCCCCAGCTGAATAGAAACG ATAAGGAACAGAAGACCGGGACCACACCTAAGAAAACCTCCaaaag TTTACCAGTCAGCTACAGAGTAATGAGGATAAAGGATGAATCCGATGCCAAATCACTGCAACAAAGGGCCATGGACTTCGTTCAGTCGCGCCTTTATGGAACAGGAACCAAAAGAACCACCA ATGCAGAGCTTCTGTCCCTCAAAAAGAAAAGAGGTGCGAGCCAAGGTGCAGCTGTGGAGTTTGCGAATAAAAAATTGG GTGCTTACAAAAAAGCGAGGATTACAAGATCCAACAAACGGTTTATACGCCAGCAGAAACTGATTCCTCTCTGA